Proteins encoded in a region of the Mycolicibacterium chitae genome:
- a CDS encoding MFS transporter has product MTTRRKAVILFSCCLSLLIVSMDATIVNVAIPSIRTDLDATPAQIQWVIDIYTLVLASLLMLAGATGDRLGRRRVFQTGLTLFALGSLACSLAPTIEMLIAARFLQAVGGSMLNPVALSIISQIFTKPVERARALGVWGGVVGISMALGPIVGGLLIDTIGWRSVFWINLPICAAALVLTAVFVPESRSATMRNVDLVGQGLAILFLFGTVYTLIEGPVLGWGHPRVVGTAVAAAVAFVAFLAYESRRVDPFLDLRFFRSIPFATATINAVSAFAAWGAFLFMMSLYLQGERGYSAMHTGLIYLPIAIGALVFSPLSGRLVGRYGARPSLVTAGVLIATAAGMLTALDAATPVWWLLMVFAVFGIGFSMINAPITNAAVSGMPTDRAGAASAVTSTSRQVGVSIGVALCGSVAGSALAQGGNDFATAARPLWFICIVLGLLVVVMGLWSTSARGLRSAERLAPLILDERGEVPVVR; this is encoded by the coding sequence ATGACCACCCGGCGCAAGGCCGTCATCCTCTTCTCCTGCTGCCTGAGCCTGCTCATCGTCTCCATGGACGCGACGATCGTCAACGTCGCGATCCCGTCGATCCGCACCGACCTGGACGCCACGCCGGCACAGATCCAGTGGGTCATCGACATCTACACTCTGGTGCTGGCGTCGCTGCTGATGCTGGCCGGGGCCACCGGGGACCGCCTCGGACGCCGCAGAGTGTTCCAGACCGGGCTGACGCTGTTCGCCCTGGGATCGCTGGCCTGCAGCCTGGCCCCGACGATCGAGATGCTGATCGCCGCGCGCTTCCTGCAGGCGGTGGGTGGTTCGATGCTCAACCCCGTTGCCCTGTCCATCATTTCGCAGATCTTCACCAAACCGGTGGAACGCGCCCGGGCCCTGGGCGTCTGGGGCGGGGTGGTCGGGATTTCGATGGCGCTCGGACCGATCGTCGGCGGCCTGCTCATCGACACGATCGGCTGGCGCTCGGTGTTCTGGATCAACCTGCCGATCTGCGCGGCGGCCCTCGTGCTGACCGCGGTGTTCGTGCCCGAGTCGAGATCGGCGACCATGCGCAACGTCGACCTGGTCGGACAGGGCCTGGCGATCCTGTTCCTGTTCGGCACCGTGTACACGCTCATCGAGGGCCCGGTGCTGGGCTGGGGCCACCCGCGGGTCGTCGGGACCGCCGTCGCCGCGGCGGTGGCGTTCGTCGCGTTCCTGGCCTACGAGTCCCGACGCGTCGATCCGTTCCTGGACCTGCGGTTCTTCCGCAGCATCCCGTTCGCCACCGCGACCATCAACGCCGTGAGCGCCTTCGCCGCCTGGGGCGCCTTCCTGTTCATGATGTCGCTGTACCTGCAGGGCGAGCGCGGCTACTCCGCCATGCACACCGGCCTGATCTACCTGCCCATCGCGATCGGCGCGCTGGTCTTCTCGCCGCTGTCGGGCCGCCTGGTCGGCCGCTACGGTGCCCGGCCGTCGCTGGTCACCGCCGGGGTGCTGATCGCGACGGCCGCAGGCATGCTGACCGCGCTGGACGCCGCCACGCCGGTGTGGTGGCTGCTGATGGTCTTCGCGGTGTTCGGGATCGGCTTCTCGATGATCAACGCGCCCATCACCAACGCCGCGGTCAGCGGGATGCCGACCGACCGGGCCGGGGCGGCCTCGGCCGTGACCTCGACCAGCCGTCAGGTCGGGGTCAGTATCGGTGTGGCACTGTGCGGTTCGGTCGCGGGTTCGGCGCTGGCGCAGGGCGGCAACGACTTCGCCACCGCCGCCCGGCCGCTCTGGTTCATCTGCATCGTGCTCGGTCTGCTGGTCGTGGTGATGGGCCTGTGGTCGACGTCGGCGCGGGGGCTGCGTTCCGCCGAGCGGCTCGCCCCGTTGATCCTCGACGAACGGGGGGAGGTTCCCGTTGTCCGCTGA
- a CDS encoding nuclear transport factor 2 family protein: MTDRDDIVDVLTRYATGIDSRDWTLFRSCFTDDAHFDYGAIGQWQSPEAITAYMRASHSGPSMHRLTNFVIVVDGDTATARTYVDAVVMGPKGLGAIENFGWYDDQLVRTDQGWRIRFRRTILHGARLPGPLRLVPPVLGARIAGWLGGRR, encoded by the coding sequence ATGACTGACCGCGACGACATCGTCGATGTGCTGACTCGGTACGCGACGGGTATCGACAGCCGCGACTGGACGCTGTTCCGTTCCTGCTTCACCGACGACGCGCACTTCGACTACGGCGCCATCGGCCAGTGGCAGTCCCCGGAGGCCATCACGGCCTACATGCGGGCGTCGCACTCGGGCCCGTCGATGCACCGATTGACGAATTTCGTCATCGTCGTCGACGGCGACACCGCCACCGCCCGCACCTACGTCGACGCCGTGGTCATGGGGCCCAAAGGGCTCGGTGCCATCGAAAATTTCGGTTGGTACGACGACCAACTCGTGCGCACCGACCAGGGGTGGCGCATTAGGTTCCGCCGGACAATTCTGCACGGCGCCCGTCTGCCGGGACCGCTGCGGTTGGTGCCGCCGGTCCTGGGTGCGCGCATCGCGGGATGGCTCGGCGGCCGCCGGTAG
- a CDS encoding MarR family winged helix-turn-helix transcriptional regulator, with product MSAEADEIWRALAALVRDHRDDWKRAVIAESGLPFSRIRILLRLNGTAMTVKELAAAATVDAPAATVAVNDLAGRGLVVRRTDPSNRRCKLVSLTAAGQALVRSIGAVPDPAPEVFGVLGAEDLAALRSILDKLAGH from the coding sequence TTGTCCGCTGAGGCCGACGAGATCTGGCGCGCGCTGGCAGCGCTGGTGCGCGATCACCGCGACGACTGGAAGCGCGCGGTCATCGCGGAATCGGGGCTGCCGTTCAGCAGGATCCGGATCCTGCTGCGGCTGAACGGCACCGCGATGACGGTCAAGGAACTGGCCGCCGCGGCCACCGTCGACGCACCGGCGGCGACGGTCGCGGTCAACGATCTGGCCGGGCGGGGGTTGGTGGTGCGCCGCACCGACCCGTCGAACCGTCGCTGCAAACTGGTGTCGCTGACCGCGGCCGGGCAGGCCCTCGTGCGCTCGATCGGTGCGGTGCCCGACCCCGCCCCGGAGGTGTTCGGGGTGCTCGGCGCCGAGGATCTCGCGGCGCTGCGCTCCATCCTCGACAAGCTCGCCGGCCACTAG
- a CDS encoding DUF7715 family protein has translation MKILVATPLTQGTRDNDYNYCVPGELLWVQEPCDRDLRDPDGGCGCGRGFAGAASHRATTTAQVVEVDFSYDELVLAIQTSLADSGWPQNWAAEVVHDNLMIASMFPAGTVIERRLDGFSARAA, from the coding sequence ATGAAGATCCTGGTAGCAACACCACTCACCCAGGGAACCCGCGACAACGACTACAACTACTGCGTCCCAGGGGAACTCCTATGGGTTCAAGAACCCTGCGACCGAGACCTGCGCGACCCCGACGGCGGCTGCGGATGCGGGCGCGGCTTCGCCGGTGCGGCATCGCATCGCGCGACGACCACCGCCCAGGTCGTCGAGGTCGACTTCAGCTACGACGAACTGGTGCTTGCCATCCAGACGAGTCTGGCCGACAGTGGTTGGCCGCAAAACTGGGCCGCGGAAGTCGTCCACGACAACCTGATGATCGCGTCGATGTTTCCCGCCGGAACCGTGATCGAGCGCCGACTGGATGGGTTCTCAGCTCGGGCAGCTTAG
- a CDS encoding FAD-dependent monooxygenase, whose translation MSDTKVPVLIVGGGASGLMTSIMLSCYGIDHILVERHEGTSILPKAHYLNQRAMELFRQFEVADDIYAVGTPTEKMASVVWQTTLAGDGPLQRKTFYKMDCFGGGALTEQYLRDSASRSTNYPQLRLEPIMRQHAEKRAAGRILFHHELTEMSQSDDAVTATIRNRSSGETFTVTADYLVGADGGKTVGQMIGATMVGAHDLLDIVTAHLKADLSQWWEDDVLIAHFINPEAGSYPSGGNMVQMGPTWGKHSEEWAFHFAFLPTDDSDLDEQAISAKIRELLGVGDIPMEILRISHWSVQGSVADKYSQGRVFLVGDAVHRHPPTTGLGMNTCVQDAQNLAWKLAAVLKGVAGPALLDTYAAERQPEGLRIVDWALHTMQNHFVVDSGIGLLPVPVPPEMHRGVFEIFFSDTPMGAARRARFEEVVKTQRVEFQAHDLELGIAYAAGALVPDGSAPPPVDPMGSVYHPTSRPGHRLPHAWLEHAGNRVSTHDLTGNDGRFVLITGARGQAWADAAAAAAERFGVTISVASIGGDYRDVDGQWAEVGEIADDGAILVRPDNFVAWRSTTSAANPADELAGAVGAVLSR comes from the coding sequence ATGTCCGATACCAAGGTCCCCGTACTGATCGTCGGCGGCGGCGCCTCCGGTCTGATGACCTCGATCATGCTGTCGTGTTACGGAATCGACCACATCCTCGTCGAACGGCACGAGGGCACGTCGATCCTGCCGAAGGCCCACTACCTGAATCAACGGGCGATGGAGTTGTTCCGTCAGTTCGAGGTCGCCGACGACATCTACGCCGTGGGCACGCCGACGGAGAAGATGGCCTCGGTGGTCTGGCAGACCACCCTCGCCGGGGACGGACCGCTGCAGCGCAAGACCTTCTACAAGATGGACTGTTTCGGCGGTGGCGCGCTCACCGAGCAGTACCTGCGCGACAGTGCGAGCCGGTCGACCAACTATCCGCAGCTGCGCCTGGAACCCATCATGCGTCAGCACGCCGAGAAGCGTGCGGCGGGACGGATTCTGTTCCATCACGAGTTGACCGAGATGAGCCAGAGCGACGACGCGGTCACCGCGACGATCCGCAACCGCTCGTCGGGCGAAACCTTCACCGTCACCGCCGATTACCTCGTCGGCGCCGACGGCGGCAAGACCGTCGGCCAGATGATCGGCGCCACGATGGTCGGCGCCCACGACCTGCTCGACATCGTCACCGCGCACCTGAAGGCGGATCTGTCCCAGTGGTGGGAAGACGATGTGCTGATCGCGCATTTCATCAATCCGGAGGCCGGGTCGTACCCGTCCGGCGGCAACATGGTGCAGATGGGCCCGACCTGGGGCAAGCACTCCGAGGAGTGGGCCTTCCATTTCGCGTTCCTGCCCACCGACGACTCCGACCTCGACGAGCAGGCGATCTCGGCCAAGATCCGGGAACTGCTGGGGGTCGGCGATATTCCGATGGAGATCCTGCGCATCAGCCACTGGTCGGTGCAGGGTTCGGTCGCCGACAAGTACTCGCAGGGCCGGGTATTCCTGGTCGGTGACGCGGTGCACCGCCACCCGCCGACCACGGGGTTGGGCATGAACACCTGTGTGCAGGACGCGCAGAACCTGGCCTGGAAGCTGGCCGCCGTGCTCAAGGGCGTTGCCGGCCCGGCGCTGCTGGACACCTACGCCGCCGAGCGGCAACCGGAGGGGTTGCGGATCGTCGACTGGGCGCTGCACACCATGCAGAACCATTTCGTGGTCGACTCGGGGATCGGACTGCTGCCGGTCCCGGTGCCCCCGGAGATGCACCGCGGGGTGTTCGAGATCTTCTTCTCCGACACCCCGATGGGCGCCGCCCGCCGGGCCCGCTTCGAAGAGGTGGTCAAGACCCAACGGGTCGAGTTCCAGGCCCACGACCTGGAACTCGGCATCGCCTACGCCGCGGGCGCGCTGGTGCCGGACGGCTCGGCGCCGCCGCCGGTCGATCCGATGGGATCGGTCTATCACCCGACGTCGCGGCCGGGCCACCGGTTGCCACACGCCTGGCTCGAGCACGCCGGCAACCGGGTCTCCACCCACGACCTCACCGGCAACGACGGCCGGTTCGTCCTGATCACCGGGGCGCGGGGGCAGGCGTGGGCCGACGCCGCGGCCGCGGCCGCCGAGCGCTTCGGGGTGACCATCTCGGTCGCGTCGATCGGCGGCGACTACCGCGACGTCGACGGCCAGTGGGCCGAGGTCGGCGAGATTGCCGACGACGGTGCGATTCTCGTGCGTCCCGACAACTTTGTCGCCTGGCGCAGTACAACTTCGGCCGCCAATCCGGCCGATGAGCTTGCCGGCGCCGTAGGCGCTGTCTTGTCCCGCTGA
- a CDS encoding helix-turn-helix domain-containing protein: protein MATSAPTERVLDILEFVARRNGEDVRFSDVARELKISQGTANAILNSLCERGWLVRDPQTKAYGLGPGLAAVAATTATALPLTHAAKQAATELANDTGLAASVVELVGDALVIIAFEGGDGRHPAGLPGERIPYAPPFGVAFAAWAEADEQRAWMARNPGVTGAVARRLRGVLQRARERGYDVDWTTPVLMRMSQFLGEVRTDADVSDHVVAVLEKALLDCAKVGYLSDDDPAIETQPVATIAAPIFDAAGQASLILGVHPGRPLPFKEIRRLGTTVAAAAARCSIDHKPTRA, encoded by the coding sequence GTGGCGACATCGGCGCCCACCGAGCGGGTCCTGGACATCCTCGAGTTCGTGGCCCGCCGCAACGGCGAGGACGTCCGGTTCTCGGATGTCGCCCGCGAACTGAAGATCAGCCAGGGCACCGCCAATGCCATCCTCAACTCGCTGTGCGAGCGCGGCTGGCTGGTCCGCGATCCGCAGACCAAGGCCTACGGGCTGGGGCCCGGGCTCGCCGCCGTCGCCGCGACCACTGCGACGGCGCTGCCGCTCACCCACGCCGCCAAGCAGGCGGCCACCGAGCTCGCCAACGACACGGGCCTGGCGGCCTCGGTGGTCGAACTCGTGGGAGATGCGCTGGTGATCATCGCCTTCGAGGGCGGCGACGGCCGGCATCCGGCGGGATTGCCCGGGGAGCGGATTCCCTACGCCCCGCCCTTCGGGGTGGCGTTCGCGGCGTGGGCCGAGGCCGACGAGCAGCGCGCCTGGATGGCGCGCAACCCGGGCGTCACCGGGGCGGTGGCCCGCCGGCTGCGCGGCGTCCTGCAGCGCGCCCGGGAACGCGGGTACGACGTGGACTGGACGACGCCGGTGCTGATGCGCATGTCCCAGTTCCTCGGCGAGGTCCGCACCGACGCCGACGTCTCCGACCACGTGGTCGCCGTCCTGGAAAAGGCCCTGCTCGACTGCGCCAAGGTCGGCTACCTGTCCGACGACGACCCGGCCATCGAGACCCAACCGGTGGCGACCATCGCCGCACCCATCTTCGACGCCGCGGGGCAGGCCTCCCTCATCCTGGGAGTACATCCCGGCCGGCCGTTGCCGTTCAAGGAGATTCGCCGGCTCGGCACCACCGTCGCGGCCGCTGCCGCTCGATGCAGCATTGACCACAAACCAACCCGCGCCTAG
- a CDS encoding PEP-utilizing enzyme, whose protein sequence is MTSVDEMLETLTTTGSRPDQTWTTGNVAEAFPGVFTTFGLGFVFTAMEMAFRRMFHDLGVYSAAEIAVPENAEECFWAVFDGWAAGNIDKFRDIANRMPGTTASAVEQQLFGFVRPETVNENSFRRYPFILGKAPLWLLRTPERHDALFAELRRWRLEMLPRIEGMDERACAATIADAQARCEDIMSIHMGVAMISSSLAEKVADVAEAAEQTGLEAALLSGVGSVENAVAHDLWALAHEQISLREFTDRHGYHGPNEGQLSGVTWRQDPAPILARIEDYRSIAADSPRAPRARSAAQEATRARALQDLLAGTPRFKRPVVAALVKLTARYLALREQGKAGYLLTFDVARAAARRMGSLLVERGILDDAEDVFHLRCDALESGIDIDQRDIVARRAAQYRERQQIRLPKSWTGSPEVVKVAEEERTALAVGEVLTGVAASGGVTEGRARVVKDPDGVELDEGDILVCETTDPAWVPLFLVAGGVITDHGGLLSHGPIVARELGIPCVCGTEDGSRRILDGQIVRIDGDRGTVEVIDGDRSLTTS, encoded by the coding sequence ATGACAAGTGTTGACGAGATGCTCGAGACGTTGACCACGACCGGGTCGCGACCGGACCAGACCTGGACCACCGGCAACGTCGCCGAGGCGTTCCCCGGGGTCTTCACCACCTTCGGTCTCGGATTCGTGTTCACGGCCATGGAGATGGCCTTCCGGCGAATGTTCCACGACCTCGGCGTCTACTCCGCCGCGGAGATCGCGGTGCCCGAGAACGCAGAGGAGTGCTTCTGGGCCGTGTTCGACGGGTGGGCCGCGGGCAACATCGACAAGTTCCGCGACATCGCGAACCGGATGCCGGGAACCACCGCCAGTGCCGTCGAACAGCAACTGTTCGGCTTCGTGCGGCCGGAGACGGTGAACGAGAACAGTTTCCGTCGATACCCGTTCATCCTCGGCAAGGCTCCGCTGTGGTTGCTGCGCACGCCCGAGCGCCACGATGCGTTGTTTGCCGAACTGCGACGGTGGCGCCTCGAGATGCTGCCGCGGATCGAGGGCATGGACGAGCGAGCCTGCGCGGCAACGATCGCCGACGCCCAGGCGCGCTGCGAGGACATCATGAGCATCCACATGGGTGTGGCGATGATCAGTTCGTCGTTGGCCGAGAAGGTCGCCGACGTGGCCGAGGCCGCCGAGCAAACCGGACTCGAGGCCGCGCTGCTTAGCGGCGTGGGTTCGGTCGAGAACGCGGTGGCCCACGACCTGTGGGCCCTGGCGCACGAGCAGATCAGCCTGCGCGAGTTCACCGACCGCCACGGCTATCACGGCCCCAACGAGGGACAGCTCTCCGGCGTCACGTGGCGGCAGGACCCGGCGCCGATCCTGGCGCGCATCGAGGACTATCGCAGCATCGCGGCCGACAGCCCGCGCGCGCCCCGCGCCCGCAGCGCCGCCCAGGAGGCCACCCGCGCCCGCGCCCTGCAGGACCTCCTGGCCGGCACGCCCCGGTTCAAACGACCGGTCGTGGCGGCCCTCGTGAAGCTCACGGCGCGCTACCTGGCCCTGCGCGAACAGGGCAAGGCCGGCTATCTGCTGACGTTCGACGTGGCCCGGGCCGCTGCGCGCCGGATGGGTTCGCTGCTGGTCGAGCGGGGCATTCTCGACGATGCCGAGGACGTCTTTCACCTGCGCTGCGATGCGCTGGAAAGCGGCATCGACATCGATCAGCGCGACATCGTTGCCCGGCGCGCCGCGCAATACCGTGAGCGGCAACAGATCCGGTTGCCGAAGTCGTGGACGGGCTCGCCCGAGGTGGTCAAGGTCGCCGAGGAGGAGCGCACCGCGTTGGCCGTCGGGGAGGTGCTGACCGGGGTGGCCGCCAGCGGCGGCGTCACCGAGGGCCGCGCGCGGGTGGTCAAGGACCCCGACGGGGTGGAACTCGACGAGGGCGACATCCTGGTCTGCGAGACCACCGACCCGGCCTGGGTGCCGCTGTTCCTCGTCGCCGGCGGTGTCATCACCGACCACGGCGGACTGTTGAGCCACGGCCCGATCGTCGCCCGCGAACTCGGCATCCCCTGTGTCTGCGGCACCGAGGACGGCAGTCGCCGGATCCTGGACGGCCAGATCGTCCGGATCGACGGGGACCGCGGCACCGTCGAGGTGATCGACGGCGACCGCTCGCTCACCACGAGTTGA
- a CDS encoding YybH family protein: MTHPNLKPDFEEPIALFGSDPQDVADIAKMEKDAERVYNNEWLKVYDAPLKYYADHEDVSFIDILSPGEYFGDDVRKWFMYISPQFVGDFGLINMRIYAKNGVGFVYMNQTYQGKLEDGSEFVWKMRQTDTVEKIDGEWKILHTHLSFAAVPEAKHPDRWQVDREYPKRPPAWEVSAKLAGG; the protein is encoded by the coding sequence GTGACCCATCCGAATCTGAAACCAGATTTCGAGGAGCCGATCGCACTGTTCGGCAGCGATCCGCAGGACGTGGCGGACATCGCCAAGATGGAGAAGGACGCCGAGCGCGTCTACAACAACGAGTGGTTGAAGGTCTACGACGCCCCGCTGAAGTACTACGCGGACCACGAGGACGTCAGCTTCATCGACATCCTCTCCCCCGGTGAGTATTTCGGTGACGATGTGCGGAAGTGGTTCATGTACATCAGCCCGCAGTTCGTGGGCGACTTCGGTCTGATCAACATGCGGATCTACGCCAAGAACGGCGTCGGCTTCGTGTACATGAACCAGACCTACCAGGGCAAGCTCGAGGACGGTTCGGAGTTCGTCTGGAAGATGCGCCAGACCGATACCGTCGAGAAGATCGACGGTGAGTGGAAGATCCTGCACACCCACCTGTCGTTCGCGGCGGTGCCCGAGGCCAAGCATCCCGACCGCTGGCAGGTCGACCGCGAGTACCCGAAGCGTCCGCCGGCCTGGGAAGTCAGCGCCAAGCTGGCCGGGGGCTGA
- a CDS encoding pyruvate, phosphate dikinase → MMVPTNTLSVQPVRRDGSLTRDLAGGKAWGIQRMLTLGIPVPPAFVVTTEVCRAYHAGGRALPVGVTDEVRAAMAHLEDATGRRFGGTERPLLVSVRSGAAVSMPGMMDTVLNLGMTAAIQDALASETADPAYADDTRRRFREQFENVVQTTPPEDPWAQLDLAIRAVLDSWHSTRAIAYRRARGLDDDAGTAVTVQAMVFGNLDDSSGTGVLFSRDPLSGNPAPYGEWLPRGQGEEIVSGRADALQLDALAAQLPSVHAELLAAARILEQDARDVQDIEFTVQSGTLWLLQTRAAKRTPRAALRCAIDLQRDGVLNVAEALDRVSAEQLRALLRPSLDPSVVSASPPVAAGKSACPGIATGVVVTDAEEAERRADEGEAVILARPTTDPDDVAGMSAAVAVVTELGGATSHAAVVCREMAVPCVVGCGVDTVTALAGKIATVDADAGTVHLGELPVRTPVAADDPDLVLFAGWLRDALGDSDAPADVVKLKERHQQQGGL, encoded by the coding sequence ATGATGGTCCCGACCAACACCCTCAGCGTGCAACCGGTACGCCGCGACGGCAGCCTCACCCGCGACCTCGCCGGCGGCAAGGCCTGGGGTATCCAGCGCATGCTGACCCTGGGGATCCCCGTACCGCCGGCGTTCGTGGTGACCACCGAGGTGTGCCGCGCCTACCACGCCGGCGGCCGCGCGCTTCCCGTCGGCGTCACCGACGAGGTTCGCGCCGCCATGGCGCACCTCGAGGACGCCACCGGACGGCGCTTCGGAGGTACCGAACGGCCGCTGCTGGTATCGGTGCGGTCCGGGGCGGCGGTGTCGATGCCCGGAATGATGGACACAGTGCTCAATCTCGGCATGACGGCGGCGATCCAGGACGCGCTGGCCAGCGAGACTGCCGATCCGGCCTACGCCGACGACACCCGCCGCCGATTCCGCGAGCAGTTCGAGAACGTGGTGCAGACAACGCCGCCCGAGGACCCGTGGGCACAGCTGGACCTGGCCATCCGGGCGGTGCTGGACTCGTGGCATTCCACGCGAGCCATCGCCTACCGGCGGGCCCGCGGCCTGGACGACGACGCCGGCACGGCCGTCACGGTGCAGGCGATGGTCTTCGGCAATCTCGACGACTCCTCCGGTACCGGCGTGCTGTTCTCGCGGGATCCCCTGAGCGGCAACCCGGCTCCGTACGGCGAGTGGTTGCCGCGCGGGCAGGGCGAGGAGATCGTGTCCGGCCGAGCGGACGCGCTGCAGCTCGACGCGCTGGCCGCGCAACTGCCCTCGGTGCACGCCGAATTGCTGGCGGCGGCAAGGATCCTCGAACAGGATGCGCGCGACGTCCAGGACATCGAGTTCACCGTGCAGTCCGGCACGTTGTGGCTACTGCAGACCCGGGCGGCGAAGCGGACCCCGCGCGCCGCGCTGCGCTGCGCGATCGACCTGCAGCGCGACGGCGTCCTCAACGTGGCCGAGGCGCTCGACCGGGTGAGCGCCGAGCAACTGCGGGCCCTGCTGCGCCCGAGCCTGGATCCGTCGGTGGTATCGGCCTCGCCGCCGGTGGCCGCGGGCAAGTCGGCCTGCCCCGGCATCGCGACGGGGGTCGTGGTCACCGACGCCGAGGAGGCCGAGCGTCGCGCGGACGAGGGAGAGGCGGTGATCCTCGCGCGTCCGACGACCGACCCGGACGACGTCGCGGGCATGTCCGCGGCCGTCGCGGTGGTGACCGAACTCGGCGGGGCCACCTCGCACGCCGCGGTGGTGTGCCGCGAGATGGCGGTCCCGTGTGTCGTCGGCTGCGGTGTCGACACCGTGACCGCATTGGCCGGCAAGATCGCCACGGTCGACGCCGACGCCGGCACCGTTCACCTCGGCGAGCTTCCGGTCCGGACGCCGGTGGCGGCCGACGACCCGGACCTGGTCCTCTTCGCAGGATGGCTGCGAGATGCGCTGGGAGACAGCGACGCCCCGGCCGACGTCGTGAAACTCAAAGAGCGGCACCAACAGCAGGGCGGTCTGTGA
- a CDS encoding zinc-binding dehydrogenase: MTYKNRRIEIAEVPMPVPGPGQLLVRTLACAVCASDHHYVDHPDVNAADKSGMRVDAPDCDVIMGHEFCAEIVDYGPDCQKTLPIGTRVTSIPVLMRPDEPARIVGYSPEAPGGYGEYFLLTEFLAREVPDTVPVEHIAVNDALAVGWFYSRAGMEQVAEQGTVHLVIGCGAIGASVVAGLKLRGAQKIIAADLSAERRAIARELGADVVVDPREESPFAAWRREAWGSPEEVHDRVRQIGLPTQVVYECAGVKGVLTDIAENCAAGAYVLSAGGSHVDEISSTVAHLKGLIIQWGGGPEFEDWYGCLDMILDGKLDPVLFIGETIGLDQLPDAFERARSSSAPLRIVWKADND; this comes from the coding sequence ATGACATACAAGAACCGCCGGATCGAGATCGCCGAGGTACCCATGCCGGTGCCCGGACCCGGGCAACTGCTGGTGCGCACCCTGGCCTGCGCGGTATGCGCCTCCGACCACCACTACGTCGACCATCCGGACGTCAACGCCGCGGACAAGTCCGGCATGCGCGTCGACGCGCCCGACTGCGACGTCATCATGGGCCACGAGTTCTGCGCCGAGATCGTCGATTACGGACCGGACTGCCAGAAGACGCTGCCCATCGGCACCCGCGTCACCTCGATTCCCGTCCTCATGCGCCCCGACGAACCGGCCCGCATCGTCGGCTACTCGCCGGAGGCCCCCGGCGGGTACGGCGAGTACTTCCTGCTCACCGAGTTCCTGGCCCGCGAGGTTCCGGACACTGTCCCGGTCGAGCACATCGCGGTCAACGACGCGTTGGCTGTGGGCTGGTTCTACAGCCGCGCCGGCATGGAGCAGGTCGCCGAGCAGGGCACCGTGCACCTGGTCATCGGCTGCGGGGCCATCGGCGCATCGGTCGTCGCGGGACTGAAACTGCGTGGGGCGCAGAAGATCATCGCCGCGGACCTGTCGGCCGAGCGCCGCGCCATCGCCCGCGAACTCGGCGCCGACGTCGTGGTGGATCCCCGCGAGGAATCGCCGTTTGCCGCGTGGCGCCGCGAGGCGTGGGGTTCCCCGGAGGAAGTCCACGACCGGGTCCGCCAGATCGGGTTGCCCACGCAGGTGGTCTACGAATGCGCGGGCGTCAAGGGCGTGCTCACCGACATCGCGGAGAACTGCGCGGCCGGCGCGTACGTGCTCAGCGCCGGTGGCTCGCATGTCGACGAAATCTCCTCCACCGTCGCGCATCTCAAGGGGCTGATCATCCAGTGGGGTGGCGGTCCCGAGTTCGAGGACTGGTACGGCTGTTTGGACATGATCCTCGACGGCAAACTCGACCCCGTCCTGTTCATCGGCGAGACCATCGGCCTCGATCAGCTGCCGGACGCCTTCGAACGGGCCCGTTCCTCCTCGGCGCCGCTGCGCATCGTCTGGAAGGCCGACAATGACTGA